The Brassica napus cultivar Da-Ae chromosome C7, Da-Ae, whole genome shotgun sequence genomic interval TTCTGGTTTTTGGAGATCGTCCAAAACAAAAGGATGGAAGTTTCTTGTTGATGAAGAAAAAGGAGGCAAATTACTTACTTTGAACACAAGCAAAACCTTTGACAACCTAAGAGTTATGGTTTGTGAGGACTTTGGAACCGATGTAAACTTGGTCAATATCGAGATGAGTTATTTACCTTCCGATTTGGTGATTGGCCTCGACTCACCCCCTGTTTTCATCACCAATGATCGGCAACTCAAAAATTTTCTTACATACGTGAAGACCAAAGCTTCAACGCGGTTATGTGTGTGTATTCGATCTAAGGCTGGATTTAACTTGAATGAAGAGCCTGCTGAGTCGCCTAACAGAGAGGAAGTGGGTATGTCGTGTGAAGTTTCAGATGATATTGATGGTGAAGCCGAGCTTGAAGCAGAAGATGCGAAGATAGATGAAAGTGATGATGAAAGCAAGTGTGAGAAAGATATGATCAATGGAAGGTCTGTCTGTTTTTCTCTGGTTGATGTTGTAAAGAAGGGTCAACATTTTACTAGCAAAACAGCTTTGCAGgtaacaatggaaatatgcgcAATGAAACATAATTTCGACTACAAGGTTGGCAAAACGGATAAAAGAGTTTGGTACGTTTGTTGCGCGGATGATGATTGCCGCTGGCGTGTTCGCACAGAGGGATTAACaagttcttcatattttatcatcaaaaagTATGTGGCTGATCATTCATGTGCTCCATCATCAAGGAACCACTCTGTTCGGACAGCTTCCTCAAAAACAGTTGGTAGTCTTATCATGCATAAGTACGAAAGTGTCAAGGAAGGGCCGAAACCTAATGATATCATCCAGTTTATGCATAATGATCATGGAGTTGAGATATCCTACTCTTTAGCTTGGGAGGCACGTGAGTATGCAATAAAGGTTGTGAGAGGCATTCTGGAGAAGGGTTATGAAAAAGTTCTCAAATACTTGCACATGATGAAGGAAGCTAATCCAAGATCACACACATTTTATGAAACTGATAGCACTGGGAGATTCAGATTCCTCTTCATCTCATATGGTCAGTCTATTCGCGGTTTTTATGCTGGTCTTCGGAAAGTTATTGTTGTGGATGAAACTTTTTTGAAGAGCAAATACAAAGGAGTATTACTGGTTGCTACTGCTTTGGATGAAAACTCGAACTTATATCCTATTGCATTTGGAGTTGGACTCAGAGAATGACCGCTCGTGGGAATGGTTTATGAGATAACTTAATGTTGTCATTGCTGATGATCAGAGTTTAGCTTTTGTGTTTGACATGAATACTTCACTTGCTAAAGCTCTTGCAAAAGTGTATCCGCATTCTCATCATGGAATTTGTATTCACCACTTGCTGAACAATGTTGTTACATATTTCAAGGATAAATGTATCGCTGGTTtggttgcaaaggcttctaaagCTTACCGAGTTGCTGATTTTAAGAAGTAATTCACTGTAATTTTCTCAATTAGTCCTGCAATTGGAAACTATCTAATACAAGCTGATGTGAGAAAGTGGGCTCGTTGTCAATTTCCGGGTTACAGGTAGAATCAATAAATTATGCTTTGCGTTCGCCAAGAGAGTTTCCAGTTATACCTTTGTTGGACAGCATAAGGGAAATTATGACTCGATGGTTTTTCAAACGTAGAACTTTAAGTTCTAAGCATAAACAGCCACTGACCGTTGCTGCAGAGAAGAAGATTGATCGAAGGATTGAGAAGGGTAAGAAGTTTCAGGTTTTCCCAGTTAGCGATGACATGTTTTTGGTTCGAGGTGACACTTTTGAATGTATGGTCGACTTGGTCAGACGCACATGTTCATGTGGGAAATTCGATCTGATGAAAATCCCATGCAG includes:
- the LOC106408161 gene encoding uncharacterized protein LOC106408161 encodes the protein MHIYAYSGFWRSSKTKGWKFLVDEEKGGKLLTLNTSKTFDNLRVMVCEDFGTDVNLVNIEMSYLPSDLVIGLDSPPVFITNDRQLKNFLTYVKTKASTRLCVCIRSKAGFNLNEEPAESPNREEVGMSCEVSDDIDGEAELEAEDAKIDESDDESKCEKDMINGRSVCFSLVDVVKKGQHFTSKTALQVTMEICAMKHNFDYKVGKTDKRVWYVCCADDDCRWRVRTEGLTSSSYFIIKKYVADHSCAPSSRNHSVRTASSKTVGSLIMHKYESVKEGPKPNDIIQFMHNDHGVEISYSLAWEAREYAIKVVRGILEKGYEKVLKYLHMMKEANPRSHTFYETDSTGRFRFLFISYGQSIRGFYAGLRKVIVVDETFLKSKYKGVLLVATALDENSNLYPIAFGVGLRE